Genomic segment of Shewanella sp. OMA3-2:
TTGAAGATATCGCCTCAAAGTTTCAATTAGGGTTAACCAATGTGTTGGAAGCAAACCCAGGTGTCGATCCATTTCTGCCTGCTCCAGGTAGCACTTTGGTGATCCCACATCAATTAATTTTACCTAATACAAAATTAGAAGGCATTGTCATTAACGTGGCTGAAATGCGTTTGTATTATTACCCAAAAGGCACTAATACCGTTGAAGTATTACCGATTGGTATTGGCCAAATTGGTCGCGACACGCCGGAAAGTTGGGTGACAACCGTACAGCGTAAGCGTGCTAACCCAACCTGGACACCTACCGCGACGACCCGAAAAATCTATGAAGCCAAGGGCATAACTTTACCTGCTGTATGGCCTGCTGGTCCTGATAACCCTATGGGTTTATATGCCCTTTATATCGGTAACCTGTTCGCTATTCATGGCACTAATGCGACTTTTGGTATCGGTTTACGGATAAGCCAAGGCTGTATTCGCTTACGCCATGATGATATTGAGCACTTATTTAATACTGTTCCTGTGGGCACCCGCGTTGAATTTGTAAATCAACCGGTTAAATATACCGCTGAGCCTGATGGAAATCGTTATTTAGAAGTGCATCAACCACTGTCTAAAACACAAAATGAATTTGAATCTAATGAGCCTGTAGCATTAACCTTTAATAAAGAAACGACTCGCTTTATTGCACACGCTGAAACAGACTCTTTTGTGTTAAAACGCTTATTGGAGCAACGTACTGGTATACCAACACGTATCAACCCTTAAGGTACCAGTTGGACTAAATAAGCTTACACACTGAGCGAATCAATTTGTATTAAAAAGACCCATACTTAATGGGTCTTTTTCAGTTTACTGCCAGTGCTTTACTTATCAGTTTGTGTTTTATTTACCGCGTCAGTGATAGCGTTAACCTTAGCGGCTATCTTGTCTTCAACACCTACAAGCTCTTTCACTGACTCTTCTGATGATGTCTCTATATTGTC
This window contains:
- a CDS encoding L,D-transpeptidase family protein, which codes for MLNLVKYAVFTATVAIVSFNSIALEYRLPAKGSLLVGENQHYVVPEGKLTLEDIASKFQLGLTNVLEANPGVDPFLPAPGSTLVIPHQLILPNTKLEGIVINVAEMRLYYYPKGTNTVEVLPIGIGQIGRDTPESWVTTVQRKRANPTWTPTATTRKIYEAKGITLPAVWPAGPDNPMGLYALYIGNLFAIHGTNATFGIGLRISQGCIRLRHDDIEHLFNTVPVGTRVEFVNQPVKYTAEPDGNRYLEVHQPLSKTQNEFESNEPVALTFNKETTRFIAHAETDSFVLKRLLEQRTGIPTRINP